A DNA window from Camelina sativa cultivar DH55 chromosome 17, Cs, whole genome shotgun sequence contains the following coding sequences:
- the LOC104756174 gene encoding LEAF RUST 10 DISEASE-RESISTANCE LOCUS RECEPTOR-LIKE PROTEIN KINASE-like 1.2 isoform X2, giving the protein MSISLLFTSFVVFSFADLPSCFSADQQYEKCRSALRCGSGRQVFESNTSYPFWGSNKPKFCGQSSFELSCDDNRQTLSFDIGDLTLRVKSVDLKNQVITVVDESWLDGNCPNIWNFTGEKEFTLTHHTEKIDLFECPINISSLSYISCQTSNGSRKTYHVFGPLDNHFLNCTKVGEIPMLRSVKNDLHQSNDSNRALKWALDQGFGLKYSIEDQVCQTCTTSNGICGSETGSENFQCLCEDRPHKSSCDDNKGSTRKRRVKVKILIGVSAGIFGLIAASLGCYVYHRRKTKTYRTSSALLPRNISSDPSLNSFDVEKAEKLLIGVHLFSYEELEEATNNFDPSKELGDGGFGTVYYGKLKDGRSVAVKRLYDNNFKRAEQFRNEVEILTGLRHPNLVALFGCSSKQSRDLLLVYEYVANGTLADHLHGPQANPSSLPWSTRLKIAVETASALKYLHASKIIHRDVKSNNILLDQNFNVKVADFGLSRLFPMDRTHVSTAPQGTPGYVDPDYHLCYQLSSKSDVYSFAVVLMELITSLPAVDITRPRQEINLSNMAVVKIQNHELRDIVDPSLGFDTDTRVRQAVISVAELAFQCLQSDKDLRPCMSHVQDTLTRIQINGYGSDIEVLDVKKSGPLLTQSPDSVIVKWDSK; this is encoded by the exons ATGtccatctctcttctcttcaccaGCTTCGTCGTCTTCTCCTTCGCTGACCTCCCGTCGTGTTTCTCAGCCGATCAACAGTACGAAAAGTGTCGCTCAGCTCTGAGATGTGGATCTGGACGGCAGGTGTTCGAGTCGAACACCTCGTACCCGTTCTGGGGATCCAATAAACCCAAATTCTGCGGCCAATCATCGTTCGAACTCTCCTGCGATGATAATCGTCAAACCCTATCCTTCGATATCGGGGATCTCACACTTCGCGTTAAATCCGTGGATCTGAAGAATCAAGTAATTACCGTTGTTGATGAGAGCTGGTTAGATGGGAACTGCCCAAATATTTGGAACTTCACTGGCGAGAAGGAGTTTACACTTACCCATCACACCGAGAAGATTGATTTGTTCGAATGCCCCATAAACATAAGCTCGCTATCATATATTTCTTGCCAAACAAGCAATGGCAGTCGGAAAACATATCACGTCTTTGGACCGTTGGATAATCATTTCCTCAATTGTACAAAGGTTGGAGAAATTCCGATGCTTCGGTCTGTTAAGAACGATCTTCACCAATCAAATGACTCGAACAGAGCATTGAAGTGGGCTTTGGACCAAGGGTTCGGTTTGAAGTACAGCATAGAGGATCAAGTTTGCCAGACTTGTACCACTTCCAATGGGATTTGTGGTTCGGAGACAGGGTCGGAAAATTTCCAATGTCTATGTGAAGACAGGCCTCACAAATCCTCCTGTGACGATAACAAAG GTAGTACTCGTAAGAGAAGAGTGAAGGTGAAGATCCTCATTG GTGTTTCCGCTGGGATCTTTGGATTAATAGCTGCGAGCCTCGGTTGTTATGTATACCATcgtagaaaaacaaaaacttacagaacttcttcagcattgcttccaagAAACATCTCCTCAGATCCATCATTAAACTCTTTCGACGTTGAGAAAGCAGAGAAATTATTAATTGGAGTTCATCTTTTCTCTTACGAAGAGCTTGAAGAAGCCACAAATAACTTCGACCCTTCTAAAGAACTCGGTGATGGAGGCTTTGGTACTGTCTATTACGGTAAGCTTAAAGATGGACGAAGCGTAGCTGTGAAACGGTTATACGATAACAACTTCAAAAGAGCAGAGCAATTCAGGAACGAAGTTGAGATCTTAACGGGTTTACGCCATCCGAACCTCGTGGCTCTCTTTGGATGCTCCTCAAAACAGAGCAGGGATTTACTGCTAGTGTATGAGTATGTTGCAAACGGCACGTTAGCTGATCATCTACATGGTCCACAAGCTAACCCTAGCTCGCTTCCTTGGTCTACTCGGCTCAAGATCGCTGTTGAAACTGCCTCTGCCTTGAAGTATCTACACGCCTCCAAGATCATCCATCGTGATGTTAAATCCAACAACATCCTTCTCGACCAAAACTTCAATGTCAAG GTAGCGGATTTTGGACTCTCAAGGCTGTTTCCGATGGATAGAACGCACGTATCAACCGCTCCACAAGGAACTCCAGGCTACGTCGACCCGGATTACCACCTGTGCTATCAACTCTCCAGCAAAAGCGACGTGTACAGCTTTGCAGTAGTGTTAATGGAGCTTATCACCTCGCTTCCAGCAGTCGATATCACAAGACCGCGCCAAGAGATCAACCTCTCGAACATGGCAGTCGTTAAAATCCAGAACCACGAGCTACGTGACATAGTGGATCCGTCACTAGGTTTCGACACGGATACAAGAGTGAGACAGGCGGTGATCTCTGTCGCTGAGCTGGCGTTCCAATGCTTGCAGTCCGATAAAGATCTTAGGCCGTGTATGTCGCACGTGCAGGATACGCTGACGAGGATACAGATCAATGGTTATGGTTCGGACATTGAGGTTTTAGATGTCAAGAAGAGTGGACCGTTGCTTACACAGTCTCCTGATAGTGTAATTGTGAAATGGGACAGTAAGTAA
- the LOC104756175 gene encoding transcription factor BEE 1-like produces the protein MANFENLSSDFQTIALDIYSSITQTADLNNNNSNLHFQTFHPSSTSLDSLFLLHHHHQQQQSIHDFRGNSPQNSNNVSSTSSLLHSDHSNVDETKKRKALLHSMSSSENSGVSDNANITTTETGSLKRGKRLKKKKEEDGKEREVVHVRARRGQATDSHSLAERVRRGKINERLRCLQDMVPGCYKAMGMATMLDEIINYVQSLQNQVEFLSMKLTAASSFYDFNSETDAVDSMQRAKARETVEMGRQTRDGSPVFHLSTWSL, from the exons ATGGCGAATTTCGAGAATCTCTCTTCCGATTTTCAGACAATAGCCTTGGATATATATTCTTCCATAACTCAAACTGCAGatctaaacaacaacaatagtaaCCTTCATTTCCAAACATTTCATCCATCCTCCACTTCTCTCGACTCgctcttccttcttcatcatcatcatcaacaacaacaatcaattCATGATTTTCGCGGAAACTCTCCACAAAACAGTAACAATGTCTCCTCAACTTCTAGTTTACTCCATTCTGATCATAGCAACGTCGATGAGACCAAGAAGAGAAAAGCTTTGTTACATTCTATGTCTTCATCGGAGAATAGTGGCGTCTCTGATAATGCAAATATTACTACCACCGAAACC GGTTCTTTGAAAAGAGgtaagaggttgaagaagaagaaagaagaagacgggaaagaaagagaagttgtTCACGTGAGAGCCAGAAGAGGCCAAGCCACTGATAGCCATAGCTTAGCTGAACGG GTTCGGCGAGGAAAAATTAACGAGAGATTGAGATGTTTGCAAGATATGGTTCCCGGATGTTATAAG GCTATGGGAATGGCTACGATGCTTGACGAGATAATTAATTATGTCCAGTCTCTACAAAATCAAGTCGag TTTCTCTCGATGAAACTTACTGCAGCAAGTTCATTTTATGACTTCAACTCAGAGACAGATGCTGTTGATTCCATGCAG AGAGCAAAGGCACGTGAGACAGTAGAGATGGGGAGACAAACAAGAGATGGGAGTCCTGTCTTCCATTTATCAACATGGTCcctttga
- the LOC104756174 gene encoding LEAF RUST 10 DISEASE-RESISTANCE LOCUS RECEPTOR-LIKE PROTEIN KINASE-like 1.2 isoform X1, translating into MDPSTPSLLLYTSIFFFTILATQTLSLDPKFKACEPKSCVRGPNISYPFYLSGKQESFCGYPSFELTCDDDQKLPVLGISGENYLIKNISYSTQSFQVVNSKASHDDPCPSPLHNLTLHRTPFFVNPSHINFTILYNCSNHMLEGFRTYALTCPGNKSLLQSFGVFDREKLGKEKNIASLSCQKLVDVPVLASSKESDVMGMTYVDILKRGFVLNWTANSCSRCINSGGRCGTAQQEFVCLCPDGPKIHDSCKNGSTRKRRVKVKILIGVSAGIFGLIAASLGCYVYHRRKTKTYRTSSALLPRNISSDPSLNSFDVEKAEKLLIGVHLFSYEELEEATNNFDPSKELGDGGFGTVYYGKLKDGRSVAVKRLYDNNFKRAEQFRNEVEILTGLRHPNLVALFGCSSKQSRDLLLVYEYVANGTLADHLHGPQANPSSLPWSTRLKIAVETASALKYLHASKIIHRDVKSNNILLDQNFNVKVADFGLSRLFPMDRTHVSTAPQGTPGYVDPDYHLCYQLSSKSDVYSFAVVLMELITSLPAVDITRPRQEINLSNMAVVKIQNHELRDIVDPSLGFDTDTRVRQAVISVAELAFQCLQSDKDLRPCMSHVQDTLTRIQINGYGSDIEVLDVKKSGPLLTQSPDSVIVKWDSK; encoded by the exons ATGGATCCTTCAACTCCAAGTTTACTACTCTACACATCCATCTTTTTCTTCACCATATTAGCAACTCAAACCCTCTCTCTTGATCCGAAGTTCAAGGCTTGTGAGCCGAAATCATGCGTCAGAGGTCCCAATATCTCCTATCCATTCTATCTATCAGGCAAGCAAGAGTCCTTTTGTGGCTATCCCAGTTTCGAACTCActtgtgatgatgatcagaAGCTTCCTGTTCTTGGGATCTCTGGTGAGAATTACCTCATCAAAAACATATCTTACTCGACGCAGTCGTTTCAGGTCGTGAACTCAAAGGCGTCTCATGATGATCCATGTCCCAGCCCTTTGCATAATCTTACCCTCCATAGAACACCTTTCTTTGTCAACCCTTCTCATATCAACTTCACCATACTTTACAATTGCTCCAACCACATGCTTGAGGGTTTTAGGACATACGCTCTTACTTGTCCTGGCAACAAGAGTCTTCTTCAGTCTTTTGGGGTCTTTGACAGGGAGAAActaggaaaagagaaaaatatagcaTCCCTGTCATGCCAGAAACTAGTCGATGTTCCTGTTTTAGCTAGTAGTAAGGAGTCTGATGTGATGGGTATGACTTATGTCGATATTTTGAAGAGGGGTTTTGTTCTGAATTGGACTGCAAACAGTTGTTCCCGCTGCATCAACAGCGGCGGGAGATGTGGAACTGCTCAACAAGAATTTGTATGCTTATGTCCTGATGGACCTAAAATTCATGATAGTTGCAAGAATG GTAGTACTCGTAAGAGAAGAGTGAAGGTGAAGATCCTCATTG GTGTTTCCGCTGGGATCTTTGGATTAATAGCTGCGAGCCTCGGTTGTTATGTATACCATcgtagaaaaacaaaaacttacagaacttcttcagcattgcttccaagAAACATCTCCTCAGATCCATCATTAAACTCTTTCGACGTTGAGAAAGCAGAGAAATTATTAATTGGAGTTCATCTTTTCTCTTACGAAGAGCTTGAAGAAGCCACAAATAACTTCGACCCTTCTAAAGAACTCGGTGATGGAGGCTTTGGTACTGTCTATTACGGTAAGCTTAAAGATGGACGAAGCGTAGCTGTGAAACGGTTATACGATAACAACTTCAAAAGAGCAGAGCAATTCAGGAACGAAGTTGAGATCTTAACGGGTTTACGCCATCCGAACCTCGTGGCTCTCTTTGGATGCTCCTCAAAACAGAGCAGGGATTTACTGCTAGTGTATGAGTATGTTGCAAACGGCACGTTAGCTGATCATCTACATGGTCCACAAGCTAACCCTAGCTCGCTTCCTTGGTCTACTCGGCTCAAGATCGCTGTTGAAACTGCCTCTGCCTTGAAGTATCTACACGCCTCCAAGATCATCCATCGTGATGTTAAATCCAACAACATCCTTCTCGACCAAAACTTCAATGTCAAG GTAGCGGATTTTGGACTCTCAAGGCTGTTTCCGATGGATAGAACGCACGTATCAACCGCTCCACAAGGAACTCCAGGCTACGTCGACCCGGATTACCACCTGTGCTATCAACTCTCCAGCAAAAGCGACGTGTACAGCTTTGCAGTAGTGTTAATGGAGCTTATCACCTCGCTTCCAGCAGTCGATATCACAAGACCGCGCCAAGAGATCAACCTCTCGAACATGGCAGTCGTTAAAATCCAGAACCACGAGCTACGTGACATAGTGGATCCGTCACTAGGTTTCGACACGGATACAAGAGTGAGACAGGCGGTGATCTCTGTCGCTGAGCTGGCGTTCCAATGCTTGCAGTCCGATAAAGATCTTAGGCCGTGTATGTCGCACGTGCAGGATACGCTGACGAGGATACAGATCAATGGTTATGGTTCGGACATTGAGGTTTTAGATGTCAAGAAGAGTGGACCGTTGCTTACACAGTCTCCTGATAGTGTAATTGTGAAATGGGACAGTAAGTAA